The following is a genomic window from Arthrobacter sp. NicSoilB4.
GGGCACGGCCTTCCCCGGGCCAGGCGGCCACCTTGCCGGGTGCAGGTACTAGGGTGGTCACAAAGAGAAGGGGGAGTGCCTCATGGAATACCAGAATCCTCAGCCCGGAGCGGTCCCGGTGCCCGAGCCAGCCACGGCCGCGCCGATGCCCGGCGCCGGCCGCACCGTCATTTCCGAAAACGCCGTCGCGAAGGTTGCAGGCATCGCCGCCCGCGCAGTCCCCGGCGTCTACTCCCTGGGTTCCGGTCCGTCCCGCGCGCTCGGCGCCTTCCGTGACGCGGTGGGCAGCTCGGATCACGCCGCCGGCGTCCGCGCCGAGGTCGGCGAAACCCAGGTCGCCGTCGACATT
Proteins encoded in this region:
- a CDS encoding Asp23/Gls24 family envelope stress response protein, with the protein product MEYQNPQPGAVPVPEPATAAPMPGAGRTVISENAVAKVAGIAARAVPGVYSLGSGPSRALGAFRDAVGSSDHAAGVRAEVGETQVAVDIDLVALYGTPLHALADQIRAAVYAAVEELVGLQVIEVNIEINDVYVPGPAKPGTAAETRPAREAIQ